In Reichenbachiella agarivorans, one genomic interval encodes:
- a CDS encoding sodium:solute symporter yields MSILDLFVLFGTLGLIVGYGVYKTLGTNNMQDYLLGGNSMKWGTIGLSVMATQASAITFISTPGQAYESGMAFVQNYFGLPIALIIVSFVFIPIYYRLKVYTAYEYLESRFDNKTRLLGAFLFLIQRGLAAGITIYAPAIILSTILNWELTYTILLVGILVIIYTVSGGTKAVSITQKHQMAVILIGMVLAFGYIIYYLSPFVSFTGALKLAGSLDKLNTVDFSLDFEKRYTVWSGILGGLFLALSYFGTDQSQVQRYLGGKNTAESKMGLMFNAVLKIPMQFFILLTGAMLYVFYIFYQSPVHFNQNSVIDLQQKVPQQTEEIINKHEQLFEQRKEAAIAFGEAGSDVAAQESTRTHLIQSSKDLEQNRQKIRDLIVENDSSIKTKDSDYVFLTFILNYLPEGLIGLLIAVIFSAAMSSTSGELNALASTTTIDFYKNIINPHATDSQYVVVSKLLTALWGMLAIGFAFMAHRSENLIEMVNILGSLFYGNILGIFLVAFFVKFVRGSAVFWAAIVSQGMVLTLFLTSDIGYLWFNVIGCAGVMLIAILIQLVIPNTAMKED; encoded by the coding sequence ATGAGCATTCTTGATCTATTTGTGTTGTTTGGAACCCTTGGGTTGATTGTAGGCTATGGTGTGTACAAAACGCTAGGGACTAACAACATGCAGGATTACTTGTTGGGAGGCAACAGTATGAAATGGGGCACCATTGGTCTGTCTGTCATGGCAACTCAGGCGAGTGCAATTACTTTCATTTCGACACCTGGACAAGCCTATGAGAGCGGAATGGCTTTCGTGCAAAATTATTTTGGTCTCCCAATCGCCTTAATCATAGTTTCCTTTGTTTTCATCCCTATTTACTATCGACTCAAAGTCTATACTGCTTATGAATACCTAGAAAGTAGATTTGACAACAAAACTCGTCTGTTGGGAGCGTTTCTGTTTTTGATACAGAGAGGTCTAGCTGCAGGGATCACTATTTATGCTCCTGCAATTATTTTGTCGACGATTCTCAATTGGGAATTGACTTATACGATCTTGCTGGTGGGCATTTTGGTGATTATCTATACTGTCAGTGGAGGTACCAAAGCGGTGAGTATTACCCAAAAGCATCAAATGGCGGTAATTTTGATTGGGATGGTTTTAGCCTTTGGGTATATCATCTATTACCTCAGCCCATTCGTGTCTTTTACTGGAGCATTGAAACTGGCGGGGAGTCTTGACAAGTTGAATACTGTGGATTTTTCTTTGGATTTTGAAAAGAGATATACCGTTTGGTCGGGTATTTTGGGAGGGTTGTTTTTGGCTCTTTCGTACTTTGGGACGGATCAATCTCAGGTGCAAAGGTATTTGGGAGGGAAGAATACAGCAGAAAGCAAAATGGGTCTGATGTTCAACGCCGTCTTGAAGATTCCGATGCAGTTTTTTATTCTGCTGACAGGTGCGATGTTGTACGTGTTTTACATCTTTTATCAATCTCCAGTTCATTTCAACCAAAACTCGGTGATTGATCTCCAACAGAAAGTACCCCAGCAAACAGAAGAGATAATTAACAAACATGAACAACTGTTTGAGCAAAGAAAGGAAGCTGCAATTGCGTTTGGAGAGGCAGGTTCGGATGTTGCCGCTCAAGAAAGCACACGTACCCATTTGATTCAGTCAAGCAAAGATCTGGAGCAAAACAGACAAAAAATAAGAGATCTGATTGTGGAAAATGACAGTTCTATCAAAACCAAGGACTCAGATTATGTCTTTTTGACTTTTATATTGAATTATCTGCCTGAAGGGCTGATAGGTCTATTGATAGCGGTGATTTTCTCTGCGGCGATGTCTTCGACCTCTGGCGAGCTCAATGCCTTGGCATCTACTACCACCATAGATTTTTATAAAAACATAATCAATCCTCATGCGACGGATTCTCAGTATGTGGTCGTGTCCAAGTTACTTACAGCTTTGTGGGGTATGCTAGCGATTGGGTTTGCGTTTATGGCGCATAGGTCTGAGAATTTGATTGAGATGGTCAATATTCTAGGGTCTCTGTTTTACGGCAACATTTTAGGGATATTCCTAGTGGCATTTTTTGTCAAGTTTGTAAGAGGAAGTGCGGTTTTTTGGGCAGCAATAGTATCTCAAGGCATGGTCTTGACTCTATTTTTGACATCAGATATAGGTTATCTTTGGTTCAATGTGATCGGTTGTGCAGGAGTAATGTTGATTG
- a CDS encoding PIG-L family deacetylase — protein MNFTRLSFVILVSFLPFFSYSQKPQQANSAEILHKLEQLNVLGSVLYVAAHPDDENTRLITYLANEKHYNTAYLSATRGDGGQNLVGSEIRESLGVIRTQELLAARRIDGGQQYFSRANDFGYSKKPEETFNIWNREEVLSDFVRVYRKHKPDVIVTRFPEDGRGGHGHHTASAILAREAFALAADPTAFPESADKYGVWQAKRLVFNTHPYFFRDENGVFDPTGLLAIDLGGYNPLLGQSYTEIAAESRSCHKSQGFGTTGSRGESMEYLIPVLGDTSTTELFNEITTTWARIKGGHKVGYHVDKALMNYDPTQPEIIIPDLIKAYNELQKIDNPYWKELKQHEIKELIKECAGLYMEAKTDAEVYVPGDSIKLSIEAINRSQLEVSLSAIDVVGIQTFKVGQRLYDNRPLNMDKNYQLKEGMDYSQPYWLKDKGTLGMYRVDDVNLIGKPENDPALQSVFTIQIGETYLDYKLPIVYKRNDPVEGEVYDPVVIAPPVFTNIQDKVLVFANGAEKEVSIKVISGRDGLQGELTLDLPEGWKSKPKAHKFSLDAKGQEAVYKFLLTPPSQQSEGEITAVATVEGKGYSYQLETISYDHIPKQTLLPTATAKVVKIDLKKKGQKIAYIEGAGDDIPASLRQIGYQVDVVNDQSISVDLLTKYDAVILGIRAFNTRNNLKFENKDLMTYVKNGGTVIVQYNTSHRLVTEEIAPYPLKLSRDRVSVEEAEIRVLIPSHPVLNTPNQISAADFDNWTQERGLYFPNEWDDKFDAVLSSNDPGEDPRNGGLLVAKYGKGYYIYTGYSWFRQLPAGVPGAYRIYTNLISIGK, from the coding sequence ATGAATTTTACACGACTATCTTTTGTCATCTTAGTCTCTTTTTTACCTTTCTTTTCCTACTCTCAAAAACCACAGCAAGCCAATTCGGCTGAAATATTACATAAATTAGAACAGCTCAATGTGTTGGGTTCTGTGTTGTATGTTGCGGCACACCCTGATGATGAGAACACACGTTTGATTACCTATCTTGCCAACGAGAAGCATTATAATACGGCCTATCTTTCGGCTACCCGTGGAGACGGAGGGCAGAATCTTGTAGGTTCAGAGATCCGAGAGTCTCTCGGCGTGATCCGTACGCAAGAGTTGTTAGCAGCTCGCAGGATCGACGGAGGACAACAATATTTTAGCCGTGCCAATGATTTCGGCTATTCCAAAAAACCAGAAGAGACCTTCAATATTTGGAACAGAGAGGAAGTACTGAGTGATTTTGTAAGAGTGTATCGGAAACATAAGCCTGATGTCATTGTTACCCGTTTTCCAGAGGATGGACGAGGAGGACATGGACATCACACCGCTTCTGCGATTTTAGCAAGGGAGGCATTTGCATTGGCAGCAGATCCTACAGCATTTCCCGAGTCTGCAGATAAGTACGGTGTTTGGCAGGCCAAAAGATTGGTTTTTAATACTCACCCATATTTTTTTAGAGATGAGAATGGGGTATTTGACCCTACTGGTTTGCTAGCAATTGACTTGGGAGGTTACAACCCATTGTTGGGTCAGTCTTATACTGAAATCGCTGCTGAGAGTCGCAGCTGTCACAAAAGCCAAGGATTTGGAACGACTGGAAGCAGAGGTGAATCGATGGAATATTTGATTCCTGTCCTAGGGGATACCTCCACCACAGAATTGTTTAACGAGATCACAACTACTTGGGCGAGAATCAAGGGGGGACATAAAGTGGGATACCATGTCGACAAAGCCTTGATGAATTATGATCCTACTCAACCTGAAATCATCATCCCAGATTTGATCAAAGCATACAACGAACTCCAAAAGATCGACAATCCATATTGGAAGGAACTGAAACAACATGAAATCAAGGAATTGATCAAAGAATGTGCAGGATTGTATATGGAGGCCAAAACGGATGCTGAAGTATATGTGCCAGGAGATTCGATCAAATTGAGTATAGAGGCCATCAATCGATCCCAATTGGAAGTAAGCCTCAGTGCTATTGATGTGGTGGGAATACAAACTTTCAAAGTGGGGCAGAGATTGTATGACAACCGCCCGCTCAACATGGACAAAAATTATCAATTGAAGGAGGGAATGGATTATTCTCAACCTTATTGGCTCAAGGACAAAGGGACATTGGGTATGTACCGTGTCGATGATGTCAATCTGATAGGCAAACCTGAGAATGATCCAGCCTTGCAGTCTGTCTTTACCATTCAAATAGGAGAGACCTATTTGGATTACAAATTGCCTATAGTGTACAAAAGAAATGATCCTGTGGAGGGAGAAGTGTATGACCCTGTCGTGATTGCACCACCTGTATTTACCAATATTCAGGACAAAGTATTGGTGTTTGCCAATGGAGCCGAAAAGGAAGTCAGTATCAAAGTGATCTCAGGTAGAGATGGATTACAAGGTGAGTTGACATTGGATTTGCCAGAGGGATGGAAATCAAAACCTAAAGCTCACAAGTTTTCGCTGGATGCGAAAGGCCAAGAGGCCGTCTACAAATTCTTGTTGACACCTCCAAGTCAACAATCAGAGGGTGAAATCACCGCAGTAGCGACTGTAGAGGGCAAGGGGTATTCCTACCAACTGGAAACGATCTCCTATGATCACATTCCCAAACAAACACTTTTGCCGACAGCTACAGCCAAGGTGGTGAAGATTGATTTGAAGAAAAAGGGACAGAAAATCGCTTATATAGAAGGGGCAGGAGATGATATCCCTGCCAGTTTGAGACAGATTGGTTATCAGGTGGATGTGGTCAATGATCAGTCAATCAGCGTCGATTTACTCACCAAATATGATGCGGTGATTCTCGGCATCAGAGCCTTCAATACCAGAAACAATCTCAAGTTTGAGAACAAGGATTTGATGACTTATGTCAAAAATGGAGGGACTGTGATCGTGCAGTACAATACCTCACATCGTTTGGTGACAGAGGAGATTGCACCATACCCACTCAAATTGTCCCGTGATCGGGTCTCTGTAGAAGAGGCGGAAATTCGTGTCTTGATACCAAGTCATCCAGTATTGAATACACCCAACCAGATCAGTGCTGCTGATTTTGACAATTGGACACAGGAGAGAGGATTATATTTCCCCAACGAATGGGATGACAAGTTTGACGCGGTGTTGTCGTCCAATGACCCAGGCGAAGACCCAAGAAATGGAGGTCTCTTGGTGGCTAAGTATGGCAAGGGGTATTACATCTACACAGGTTACTCTTGGTTCAGACAATTGCCAGCAGGTGTTCCAGGAGCGTATAGAATCTACACAAACTTGATTTCCATTGGAAAATAA
- a CDS encoding LptE family protein, producing the protein MNWKSSLLIILLACCMSTSCGVYSFTGASISADVKTISIPTFYNNAPLGPSNMSITFTEQIRDYFIQNTNLRLVDSDGDLQLEGAVTNYTLSPVAVTAAQEENSIDLTSLTRLTIYVNASYVNIKDDTYDFDKTFSFFIDFDQDRENLSSNEEQFVEEIFDQIILDIFNSSVANW; encoded by the coding sequence ATGAACTGGAAGAGTAGTTTACTTATCATCTTACTCGCATGCTGCATGAGTACCTCATGTGGTGTATATTCATTTACCGGAGCGTCCATCTCAGCAGATGTCAAGACGATTTCGATTCCTACATTCTACAACAATGCTCCTCTAGGACCATCCAACATGAGCATAACCTTTACAGAACAGATTCGAGATTATTTTATTCAGAACACCAACCTAAGATTAGTCGACAGTGACGGGGATCTACAGTTGGAAGGTGCGGTCACCAACTATACACTCTCTCCTGTGGCCGTGACCGCAGCACAAGAAGAAAACAGCATTGACCTTACCAGTTTGACCAGATTGACCATTTATGTCAATGCTTCCTACGTCAACATCAAAGACGACACCTATGATTTTGACAAAACATTTTCCTTCTTTATTGATTTTGATCAGGACAGAGAAAACCTATCTTCCAATGAAGAACAATTTGTCGAAGAAATCTTCGATCAAATCATCTTGGATATATTTAACAGCTCTGTGGCTAATTGGTAA
- the miaB gene encoding tRNA (N6-isopentenyl adenosine(37)-C2)-methylthiotransferase MiaB: protein MKGLISDLDILSGEEQKQEEVHITKEEGNTGKKKLYIESYGCQMNFSDSEIVSSIMKEQGYTTTSSFEEADVTFLNTCSIREKAEITVRNRLAHIKGSKKKNPNMVVGVLGCMAERLKSKLLEEERIVDLVVGPDAYRDLPNLLQEVDSGQKAVNTFLSREETYADISPVRLNSNGVTAFISIMRGCDNMCSFCVVPFTRGRERSRDPHSIIAEAQDLFDKGYREVTLLGQNVDSYKWSEEQNNKAKLEKSDIQEITNFAHLLEKVALVNPLLRVRFSTSHPKDITDEVLYTMKKYDNICKYIHLPVQSGNSRILEMMNRTYDRAWYINRVDKIKEILGEDCGLSSDMIAGFCTETEEEHQDTLSLMRYVKYDLSYMFYYSERPGTLAEKKYEDDIPMEVKKRRLTEIIDLQNQTSAESNQRDIGKEFEVLIEGVSKKSSDQLFGRTSTNKVVVFDKANHQKGDYVHVKITGCTTGTLFGSLIEN from the coding sequence ATGAAAGGACTGATCAGTGATTTAGACATTCTAAGTGGAGAGGAACAGAAGCAAGAAGAAGTTCACATTACCAAAGAAGAGGGAAATACAGGCAAGAAAAAGCTATATATAGAAAGCTATGGTTGCCAAATGAATTTTTCGGATAGCGAAATCGTATCCTCTATTATGAAAGAGCAAGGCTACACCACTACTTCTTCCTTTGAAGAAGCAGACGTGACCTTCCTCAACACCTGCTCCATCCGCGAAAAAGCTGAAATCACCGTCAGGAATCGTCTGGCACACATCAAGGGATCTAAGAAAAAAAATCCAAACATGGTGGTAGGTGTGCTCGGCTGTATGGCTGAGCGTCTCAAATCAAAATTACTCGAAGAGGAAAGAATCGTAGATTTGGTCGTAGGACCAGATGCCTACAGAGATCTGCCCAACTTACTCCAAGAAGTCGACTCTGGACAAAAAGCAGTCAACACCTTCCTATCCAGAGAAGAAACCTATGCTGACATCAGCCCTGTCAGACTCAACTCCAATGGTGTGACGGCCTTCATCTCGATCATGAGAGGTTGTGACAACATGTGCTCATTTTGTGTGGTGCCTTTTACCCGAGGGAGAGAAAGAAGCCGCGACCCACATTCGATCATAGCTGAGGCGCAAGATTTGTTTGACAAAGGATACCGTGAAGTAACCCTGCTCGGCCAAAATGTAGATTCTTACAAATGGTCTGAAGAGCAAAACAACAAAGCCAAATTGGAGAAATCTGACATCCAAGAAATCACCAACTTTGCACATCTATTAGAGAAAGTTGCTCTGGTCAACCCACTACTGAGAGTGCGATTCTCTACTTCACATCCCAAGGACATCACCGACGAGGTATTGTACACTATGAAAAAGTACGACAATATCTGTAAATATATCCACCTGCCTGTGCAAAGTGGAAATTCCAGAATCCTTGAAATGATGAACAGAACCTATGATAGAGCTTGGTACATCAATAGAGTCGATAAAATCAAAGAAATTCTAGGGGAAGACTGTGGCTTATCGAGTGACATGATCGCAGGATTCTGTACAGAAACAGAAGAAGAACACCAGGACACGCTGTCTTTGATGAGATATGTCAAGTACGACTTGTCCTACATGTTCTACTACTCAGAAAGACCTGGCACACTAGCGGAAAAGAAATACGAAGATGACATCCCTATGGAGGTCAAAAAACGCAGACTCACCGAAATCATTGATCTACAAAACCAAACTTCAGCTGAGAGCAACCAACGAGACATAGGCAAAGAGTTTGAAGTATTGATAGAAGGAGTCTCCAAAAAATCTTCAGACCAACTGTTTGGAAGAACAAGTACTAATAAAGTGGTGGTATTTGACAAAGCCAACCACCAAAAAGGTGATTACGTACATGTCAAAATCACAGGGTGTACAACAGGTACATTGTTTGGGAGTTTAATCGAAAACTAA
- a CDS encoding S8 family serine peptidase: MKKLKYISIILLWIGLQVTVAQGQESTLYLMMKDVPQSSTGRTVSNNITIESVRTHQAVSKVESMESTGQPNPQSRSLQQPKSKYLKGIYRLSVEESQADQLIQELQGYDNVQVVEREPEFQILVVPNDEQIAKQDYLAVIQAYDAWDVTRGDSTIVIGVSDTGFDMDHEDLVSKIYLNLDDPINGVDDDGNGYIDDYYGWDVADGDNDPTYRPSEQYSHGSNVAGMAAAATNNGKGIAGLAYRSKFLPVKLAKSSDGIFNNSYESIIYAADRGCDVINLSWGSDGSYSSIAQSIINYVVLEKDAVLVAAAGNTDAELDFYPASYDHVLSVAKSNNNDEKATKASWSYYVDIMAPGKDVFTTNINNNYTITEGSSFSSPLVAATAALVKSVFPKYNAIQIIEQIRMTADDVYDKGNNSNYYGMLGKGRLNVFRAVSEKNVAAMRSFDTEITTSFDGEVFGGDTVNVSLNFVNILRDLKGTKVTITCESELAHPINSELVLGNMYAFDTLRNINVKVVIKKDVPADTRISFRMSYHDNEGYDDFQYFHMTTAQDFHSISNGTIQQTISSKANLCYEEDQSSADRFGLKYKNAKIASSIGIAIGTQADRVSDNIINNLFTGERDQDFLASTNTRLYNREDVDEYARGIFTDSAALVVQGLLVEQEFMLWDDDDNNDFLIQEYRVTNVTDTDLAILKMGYYANLNVLQSVQNWVTWDATNEMGYTHTQTAGQLMVGVALLTEQDLIFHAIDLFDANGNLLDLASSVSDATKWSLMTTDKLSAGGAEGNDVAMMLTADLSTLAAHASEKVTFVTLFGYSSAELISNLEKARAKYQDFLENPALNWSQFACENAAVPLENSVDFYIYDDKSESNLIESGSDLSLVGFDSNTVLYYREYVDGYFSDLYAMFLQIFNPEVVMRADPTVYYLGDNPANKVQFIDESLTATKWSWDFSNGFYSKAKNPIVTFGNEGDYTVKLAIVTELGCEALGELFFQVKQRGAAPVFQTYRVCSGETVVISSASSGDLRFYNSTHATQPFFEGSEWETPALYESQTYYVSSTATENESVKIPVEVTVDPIMARFRYLPDTIDLSSSEMIWISDESTHAATRSWQLNGVSAGNNMTLTRVVSALTQMEILLTATSMDGCESKVSERVSFATSTQPGVNQNTIRRVCEKDLVWSQPRYGEYFAFYADEGLTRLVAKGKQAYLGPVLTDTSFYITNITDYHQSAAVELEIKVNSFDPTLTASPDQLILAESQYARFSASPDSEIASYQWYMDGQLIETTKTLNYTFFDAGNYAMELVAMSKLGCYDTLVMDYRVSSTVLSGTESNQMEVYPNPANSLLHIDVEYKAIQGLQVFSVLGQRYEISWVSWDDGMTAVSVSHLPSGVYFLEGRWNDEEFRRRFVKI; the protein is encoded by the coding sequence TTGAAAAAACTAAAATATATAAGCATAATATTGCTGTGGATTGGGTTACAAGTGACTGTTGCACAGGGGCAGGAGTCGACCTTGTACCTGATGATGAAAGATGTGCCCCAATCAAGCACCGGCAGAACTGTCTCAAATAATATAACCATTGAATCCGTCAGAACTCATCAGGCCGTCTCCAAGGTGGAATCGATGGAGTCAACAGGTCAGCCAAATCCCCAGTCTCGGAGCTTACAACAGCCTAAGAGCAAATACCTAAAGGGAATTTATCGATTGTCTGTAGAGGAATCACAAGCCGATCAGTTGATTCAAGAATTGCAAGGTTATGACAATGTACAAGTCGTAGAACGTGAACCAGAATTTCAAATTTTGGTTGTCCCCAATGATGAACAAATTGCCAAACAAGATTATTTGGCTGTGATTCAGGCATATGATGCTTGGGACGTGACACGAGGCGATTCGACGATTGTGATTGGAGTGAGTGATACAGGTTTTGACATGGATCATGAAGATTTGGTTTCCAAGATTTATTTGAATTTGGATGATCCAATCAATGGGGTAGATGATGATGGTAATGGGTACATTGATGATTACTATGGATGGGATGTAGCAGATGGTGACAATGATCCGACATATCGACCATCGGAGCAGTATTCTCATGGATCAAATGTAGCTGGGATGGCAGCAGCTGCCACCAACAATGGTAAGGGGATTGCTGGCTTGGCATATCGAAGCAAATTTTTGCCCGTCAAACTGGCTAAATCCTCTGATGGGATTTTTAATAATTCGTACGAATCTATCATTTATGCTGCAGACAGAGGTTGTGATGTGATCAATTTGTCTTGGGGTTCTGATGGCTCGTACTCGTCTATTGCCCAGTCAATTATCAATTATGTGGTGTTAGAGAAAGATGCAGTTTTGGTAGCCGCAGCAGGAAATACTGATGCTGAATTGGACTTTTATCCAGCTAGTTATGACCATGTACTATCAGTGGCCAAGAGCAACAATAATGATGAAAAAGCAACCAAGGCCAGTTGGAGCTATTATGTAGATATCATGGCTCCAGGTAAGGACGTTTTTACCACCAATATCAATAACAACTACACAATTACAGAAGGATCTTCTTTTTCTTCTCCATTAGTTGCGGCCACAGCTGCTTTGGTGAAGAGTGTGTTCCCAAAATACAACGCCATCCAAATCATAGAACAGATCAGAATGACGGCTGATGATGTATATGACAAAGGAAACAATAGCAATTACTATGGCATGCTAGGTAAGGGTCGTTTGAATGTATTTAGAGCAGTCTCGGAAAAGAATGTAGCTGCTATGAGAAGTTTTGATACAGAGATTACAACGAGTTTTGATGGAGAGGTTTTTGGTGGTGATACTGTCAACGTTTCCCTGAATTTCGTCAATATCCTACGAGACCTCAAAGGGACCAAAGTCACGATCACTTGTGAGTCCGAGTTGGCACATCCAATCAACAGTGAACTGGTATTAGGTAATATGTATGCCTTTGATACGCTTCGCAACATCAATGTCAAAGTGGTGATCAAAAAAGATGTGCCCGCTGATACCCGAATAAGTTTTCGAATGAGTTATCATGACAATGAAGGGTATGATGATTTTCAATACTTTCATATGACCACAGCCCAAGATTTTCACAGCATCAGCAACGGGACAATCCAACAAACCATTTCTTCTAAAGCTAACCTGTGTTATGAAGAAGATCAGTCATCGGCTGATAGGTTTGGTTTAAAATATAAAAATGCGAAAATCGCAAGCTCGATAGGTATTGCCATAGGTACGCAGGCAGATAGAGTTTCTGACAACATAATCAACAATCTGTTTACAGGAGAGCGGGATCAGGATTTTTTGGCGAGTACGAATACCCGATTGTACAACCGCGAGGATGTAGATGAATATGCCAGAGGTATTTTTACGGATAGTGCTGCATTGGTAGTGCAAGGCTTGCTCGTTGAGCAAGAATTCATGCTTTGGGATGATGATGATAATAATGATTTTCTGATCCAAGAGTACAGAGTGACCAATGTCACTGATACTGACCTTGCGATTCTGAAGATGGGGTATTATGCGAATCTGAATGTGTTGCAAAGTGTTCAGAATTGGGTGACATGGGATGCTACAAATGAGATGGGTTACACTCATACCCAAACTGCAGGTCAATTGATGGTGGGCGTGGCACTGTTGACAGAACAAGACCTTATATTTCATGCCATTGATTTGTTTGATGCAAATGGAAATCTCCTTGATTTGGCTAGTTCTGTATCTGATGCGACCAAATGGAGTCTGATGACTACCGACAAGTTGAGCGCGGGTGGGGCAGAGGGTAATGATGTAGCCATGATGCTAACGGCCGATTTGTCGACTTTGGCCGCTCATGCATCAGAAAAGGTGACCTTTGTGACGCTTTTTGGCTATTCTTCAGCAGAGTTGATTTCGAACTTGGAGAAAGCTCGTGCGAAGTACCAAGATTTTCTAGAAAACCCCGCATTGAATTGGTCACAGTTTGCCTGTGAGAATGCAGCGGTTCCATTGGAGAATTCAGTTGACTTTTACATCTATGATGACAAATCAGAATCCAACTTGATTGAATCGGGCTCTGATTTGAGTTTGGTTGGTTTTGATAGTAATACGGTTTTGTATTATAGGGAATATGTAGACGGATATTTTTCTGATTTGTACGCCATGTTTTTACAAATATTCAATCCCGAGGTAGTGATGAGGGCAGACCCTACGGTGTATTACTTGGGAGATAATCCAGCCAACAAGGTACAGTTCATAGATGAGAGTTTGACTGCCACGAAATGGTCGTGGGATTTTTCCAATGGTTTTTATTCCAAGGCTAAAAATCCGATTGTGACATTTGGTAATGAAGGAGACTACACAGTGAAACTAGCCATCGTGACGGAATTGGGCTGTGAGGCCTTGGGAGAGTTGTTTTTTCAAGTCAAACAACGAGGAGCAGCGCCTGTGTTTCAAACCTATCGGGTATGTTCTGGTGAAACAGTTGTGATATCATCTGCGAGTTCAGGTGATTTGCGCTTTTACAACAGTACTCATGCAACCCAGCCATTTTTTGAAGGAAGCGAATGGGAGACGCCTGCTCTATACGAATCTCAGACCTACTACGTCAGCTCTACGGCTACCGAAAATGAAAGCGTGAAAATACCAGTTGAGGTGACAGTGGATCCGATCATGGCTAGATTTAGATACCTACCAGACACCATAGATCTTTCGTCCAGCGAGATGATATGGATTTCGGACGAAAGTACCCATGCAGCGACACGATCATGGCAACTCAACGGCGTGTCTGCGGGTAATAACATGACATTGACTCGTGTGGTGAGTGCACTGACACAGATGGAAATATTGTTGACAGCTACGAGTATGGACGGCTGTGAGTCAAAAGTAAGTGAGCGGGTGAGTTTTGCGACTAGTACTCAGCCAGGAGTCAATCAAAATACCATAAGAAGGGTCTGCGAAAAGGACTTAGTATGGTCCCAACCCAGGTACGGGGAGTATTTTGCATTTTATGCAGATGAGGGATTGACACGATTGGTAGCTAAGGGAAAGCAGGCCTATTTGGGGCCGGTATTGACTGATACTTCATTTTATATAACCAACATCACTGATTACCACCAAAGTGCCGCAGTAGAGTTGGAGATCAAAGTCAATTCCTTTGATCCAACACTCACAGCCTCTCCCGATCAATTGATCTTGGCAGAGAGTCAGTATGCTCGCTTCTCCGCCAGTCCAGACTCTGAGATAGCTTCTTACCAATGGTATATGGACGGACAATTGATAGAGACAACCAAAACTCTAAATTATACCTTTTTCGATGCAGGAAACTATGCCATGGAATTGGTTGCTATGAGTAAGTTGGGTTGTTATGATACCTTGGTCATGGATTACAGGGTTTCGTCGACAGTTTTGTCCGGAACTGAAAGTAATCAAATGGAGGTATATCCTAATCCTGCCAATTCTTTGCTACATATAGATGTGGAATACAAAGCAATCCAAGGATTGCAAGTGTTTTCGGTGTTGGGACAGCGGTATGAGATTTCATGGGTTTCTTGGGATGATGGTATGACTGCAGTTTCTGTTTCTCATTTACCAAGTGGAGTTTATTTTTTAGAGGGTAGATGGAATGATGAGGAGTTTCGCCGCAGATTTGTGAAGATATAA